In a genomic window of Pararge aegeria chromosome 7, ilParAegt1.1, whole genome shotgun sequence:
- the LOC120625270 gene encoding uncharacterized protein LOC120625270, translating to MPRLHIKAVYDEINTSVWPRRGLTDLNKQKMALVNFRFLVLLAITQYSAADAINRTPRQQGPASIFTIGNGEQCLGGDRSTGGVCLSRNQCNTQGGKAIGFCGVFATCCSLNACDIRTNTKVAVFINPPLSKESSGLECSYNIEINNNNVCQMRIDFETFNLAPPTTVEAVDNVTQRPGYLCKNDIFRVSNLHGNSEALPFLCGDNSGQHFYVRVNASINDRSVRMDFKLADRISQPNLPQATWKIKVTQLECFNTLGKYRDGILDAITASLPSTPFSSTADRDEYFIAPPGCLQYFPERAGFFESFNYNRGAGPYIANMAYATCFKRSPDVCGIKLTAATFDMAYNADSNLYLDTDCKVNPLVQGKALSEDYLFIPEAETADGLRGSKFCGNSAANQIIASTPPGPLYVHFKSDNLVTTDVPEAGYRFTYNVLNNCNLK from the exons ATGCCAAGGTTACATATAAAAGCTGTCTATGACGAGATTAACACAAGTGTGTGGCCGCGGCGGGGACTGACGGAC TTAAACAAGCAAAAGATGGCGTTAGTAAACTTCAGATTTTTGGTGCTTCTTGCAATAACACAATACAGTGCAGCAGACGCTATTAACCgaa CACCGCGACAGCAAGGGCCGGCCAGTATTTTCACGATAGGAAACGGCGAGCAATGTTTGGGTGGAGACAGGTCCACAGGAGGGGTCTGCTTGTCCAGGAACCAGTGCAACACTCAGGGTGGAAAGGCCATTGGCTTCTGTGGAGTTTTCGCTACTTGCTGCTCTT TAAACGCCTGCGATATCAGAACCAATACTAAAGTGGCAGTGTTCATCAACCCCCCACTCAGCAAGGAGTCCTCCGGCCTCGAGTGCTCGTACAACATCGAAATTAACAACAATAATGTATGCCAAATGAGAATAGACTTCGAGACCTTCAACTTGGCCCCACCTACCACG GTGGAGGCCGTGGACAACGTAACTCAGCGGCCGGGGTACCTTTGCAAGAACGACATCTTCCGCGTCTCGAACTTGCACGGCAACTCTGAGGCACTGCCCTTCCTTTGCGGAGATAACAGCGGCCAGCACT TCTACGTGCGAGTGAACGCCAGTATCAACGACCGCTCGGTGCGCATGGACTTCAAGTTAGCTGACCGCATCTCACAACCCAACCTGCCGCAGGCCACGTGGAAGATCAAGGTCACGCAGCTAGAATGCTTCAACACCCTAGG TAAATACCGGGACGGCATCCTGGACGCCATCACTGCATCTCTCCCGTCCACACCATTCTCCAGCACCGCCGACCGGGATGAATATTTCATTG CGCCGCCCGGTTGCCTACAATACTTCCCCGAACGCGCGGGTTTCTTTGAGTCCTTTAACTACAACCGCGGCGCCGGGCCCTACATAGCCAACATGGCATACGCGACGTGCTTCAAACGCTCGCCAGATGTTTGCGGTATCAA GTTGACAGCAGCTACTTTCGACATGGCCTACAACGCTGACAGTAATCTGTACCTCGACACAGACTGCAAAGTCAACCCGCTAGTCCAGGGGAAAGCCCTCTCCGAAGACTACCTCTTCATACCCGAGGCGGAGACCGCTGATGGCTTGAGAGGATCCAAGTTCTGCGGCAACAGCGCCGCAAACCAAATCATAGCTT CAACACCACCGGGACCGCTGTACGTGCATTTCAAGAGTGACAACTTGGTGACGACGGACGTGCCCGAGGCGGGGTATCGCTTTACGTACAACGTGCTAAATAATTGTAATctcaaatga